The genomic segment CTTAGCAGAACGCCATAGCAGCCTCGTCTCACCATAGGTGTGGGTGACTTCCTTTACCTGCAGCAGCATACGCTACCCCCTGTTTTCAAAATATCCGCTTAGATGGTCAGGCAGCTTTGGTCTGGCATTCAGCAGCTTTTTCGTATACGGATGCTGCGGATGATCAAACAATTGAAACACATCTGCCTTTTCTACGATTCGTCCCTGCTGCATCACCGCAACCTCATCGGCCAATTCAGAGATGACCCCTAAGTCATGGGAAATGAGCAAAATCGACGTGCCATGCTCCACACGAAGGCGATCCAGCTCTCTCAGCACCTGCAATTGGTTCACGACATCCAGCGCCGTAGTCGGTTCATCGGCAATGACGACAGCGGGACGCAGACACATGCATATCGCAATCATAACCCTTTGCAGCATGCCGCCGCTGAGCTGGAAAGGATAAAGTTTCAACAGCTTCGCGGGATCGGGCAAGTTCATCGCCTCCATCGCGGTGACAGCCAGCTCGACAGCTTGTTTTTTCGTAAGGGCGGTATGTGTACGAATCGTTTCAATGAAAGGTACGCCAATCGAATATACCGGCGTAAAAGCATTCATTGGATTTTGCATAATGAAAGAAATTTCTTTGCCGCGTATTTGCCTCATGTCCTCCGCCTTCAGGCCATTCAGCTCGCGGCCATTCAATTGAATGCTGCCTTCGACAGTCGTATGCTTCGGGTCCAGAAGCTGCAGCAGGGAATTGCAGGTAACCGACTTGCCGCTGCCGCTCTCGCCCACAAGGCCAAGCACACGGCCGCGCCCAATATCAAAATGAATATCCTCGATCAGGGAAAGCATCCCTTGCTCCGACTTTACTTTCACATGCAGGCCGCTTACTTGCAGCACCTTGCGAGATTTTTCCAACATGGGCCTCATTCCTATTCACATCCGTCGTTTTACCCCAAATCGCTCCGACAACGCTTCACCTAATATGTTGAACGTTATAACCACGAACAAAATCATCAAGCCTGGATATAACATCAATTCCGGATGGCTGCGAATAAAGGCTTTGCCTTCATGAATCATCGCCCCCCATTCCGGAGTCGGCGGCTGAATGCCGAGGCCTAGAAACGATAATGCCGAAATATCCATAATTGCCCAGCCCATTTCAAGTGTTCCCATGACCAAAATAGGAGGAAGCACATTCGGAATAATATGCCGTCTAATAATTTTCCACTCGGAGGAGCCGCTGATTCGAGCGGCGGTAATAAACTGGCGTTCCTTTAGGCTGATAACCATGCCGCGGAACATGCGGGCGTAATACACCCATTGCACCAGCATGAGCGCCAGCACAACCTGCATCAGCCCCGGTCCAAAAATGCCGACCATGCCTAAAACGAGCACGAGGTTCGGAATTGTCATAACCGCTTCGCAAAAACGCATCAGGCAGGCATCCAGCCAGCCCCCTCTGTACCCAGCAATGGTGCCAATAACTAAGCCGATCCCCAGAGAGGCAATAAAAATCAAGAAAGCCAGACCAAGTGAAATACGGGCGCCATAGAGCAAGCGCGATAAAGTATCGCGCCCTAAATGGTCGGTGCCGAGCCAATGCTCCGCCGAAGGCGGCTGCAGCTTAAGCGCCAAATTGACTTTAATAGGGTCATGTGGCGAAATCCATGGAGCTATAAGGGTCACAATAGCAAAAACGAATAAAATGGCCGTGCATATGGCAATCGCTTTCTGGCCCCTCAGGACGGTGCGTAGTCTCGCAATCACTGGTCGGTTCTTCCTTTCAGGGAAATTCGGGGATCCATATAAAGCTGTACCAAATCAACGATTAAGTTGCAGATAATGAACAAGCAAGCCGCGAGGAACACATAACACTGAATAACCGGGATATCCCGATTGAATATCGCATCGACAAAATATCGGCCGAACCCCGGCCACGAAAATACCTGCTCCACGATAATCGTCCCGGTCAGCAATTTGCCAAAGTTCATGCCAAGGCCTGTAATGACGGGCGAAATGGCGATTTTCAGCACATGCTTGACCATAATAATCCGCTGCTTAATTCCTCGCGTCCTCGCATACAGAACATACGACTCCTGCAGCTGCTCCAGCACACTCGCACGCAGCAGCCGGGTATAGATAGCGATAAGGGCGAGTGACAGGGTCAGCGTCGGAAGCACGAGATTTTCC from the Paenibacillus sp. BIHB 4019 genome contains:
- the nikD gene encoding nickel import ATP-binding protein NikD yields the protein MLEKSRKVLQVSGLHVKVKSEQGMLSLIEDIHFDIGRGRVLGLVGESGSGKSVTCNSLLQLLDPKHTTVEGSIQLNGRELNGLKAEDMRQIRGKEISFIMQNPMNAFTPVYSIGVPFIETIRTHTALTKKQAVELAVTAMEAMNLPDPAKLLKLYPFQLSGGMLQRVMIAICMCLRPAVVIADEPTTALDVVNQLQVLRELDRLRVEHGTSILLISHDLGVISELADEVAVMQQGRIVEKADVFQLFDHPQHPYTKKLLNARPKLPDHLSGYFENRG
- the nikC gene encoding nickel ABC transporter permease subunit NikC; this encodes MIARLRTVLRGQKAIAICTAILFVFAIVTLIAPWISPHDPIKVNLALKLQPPSAEHWLGTDHLGRDTLSRLLYGARISLGLAFLIFIASLGIGLVIGTIAGYRGGWLDACLMRFCEAVMTIPNLVLVLGMVGIFGPGLMQVVLALMLVQWVYYARMFRGMVISLKERQFITAARISGSSEWKIIRRHIIPNVLPPILVMGTLEMGWAIMDISALSFLGLGIQPPTPEWGAMIHEGKAFIRSHPELMLYPGLMILFVVITFNILGEALSERFGVKRRM